The following proteins are encoded in a genomic region of Mycobacterium sp. 155:
- a CDS encoding NAD(+) synthase, protein MDFYSAYRHGFARVAACTLHTALADPPANAESVLRLAQACHDDGVAVAVFPELTLSGYSIEDILLQDTLLESVEEALVEIVAASAVLAPVLVVGAPLRHRHRIYNTAVVIHRGAVLGVAPKSYLPTYREFYERRQVAAGDEVHGTVHVAGADVPFGADLLFVASDLPGLVLHVEICEDMFVPVPPSAEAALAGATVLANLSGSPITVGRAADRCLLARSASARCLAAYVYAAAGEGESTTDLAWDGQTMIWENGRLLAESERFPRGERRSVADVDLELLRAERRRMGTFDDNARHHGVVVDAFRRIEFQLDPPTGDIGLLREVERFPFVPSDPERLQQDCYEAYNIQVSGLEQRLRALNYPKVVIGVSGGLDSTHALIVAARAMDRENRPRSDILAFTLPGFATGDRTKNNAIRLSRALGVTLEEIDIKPTAQLMLAEMDHPFGRGEKVYDVTFENVQAGLRTDYLFRLANQRGGIVLGTGDLSELALGWSTYGVGDQMSHYNVNGGVPKTLIQHLIRWVISSRQFGAEDSDVNEILQSVLDTEITPELVPTGEDEEIQSSEAKVGPYVLQDFSLFQVLRYGFRPSKVAFLAWHAWHDADLGDWPAGFPEDKRPVYSLKEIRHWLQVFAQRFYSFSQFKRSALPNGPKVSAGGALSPRGDWRAPSDMSARIWLDEIERDIPEA, encoded by the coding sequence CGCTGTCCGGCTATTCGATCGAGGACATCCTGCTGCAGGACACGCTGCTGGAATCGGTCGAGGAGGCGCTCGTGGAGATCGTCGCCGCGTCGGCGGTCCTGGCACCCGTGCTCGTGGTCGGAGCCCCGCTGCGGCACCGGCACCGGATCTACAACACCGCGGTCGTCATCCATCGTGGCGCCGTGCTCGGGGTAGCCCCCAAGTCGTATCTGCCCACCTACCGCGAGTTTTATGAGCGGCGGCAGGTCGCCGCGGGCGACGAGGTGCATGGCACCGTCCACGTCGCCGGGGCCGACGTGCCGTTCGGGGCCGATCTGCTATTCGTGGCATCGGACCTGCCGGGATTGGTGCTGCACGTCGAGATCTGCGAAGACATGTTCGTCCCCGTCCCGCCGAGTGCCGAGGCCGCGCTGGCCGGTGCGACGGTGCTGGCCAACCTCTCCGGCAGCCCGATCACCGTCGGCCGAGCCGCGGATCGCTGCCTGCTGGCTCGGTCGGCATCGGCACGCTGCCTGGCCGCCTACGTCTACGCCGCCGCGGGCGAGGGCGAGTCCACCACCGATCTGGCCTGGGACGGCCAGACCATGATCTGGGAGAACGGACGCCTGCTCGCCGAGAGCGAGCGGTTCCCGCGCGGCGAGCGCCGCTCGGTGGCCGACGTGGATCTGGAGTTGCTGCGCGCCGAACGGCGGCGCATGGGCACCTTCGACGACAACGCTCGCCACCACGGGGTGGTCGTCGATGCCTTCCGGCGTATCGAGTTTCAGCTGGACCCACCGACGGGCGACATCGGGTTGTTGCGCGAGGTCGAGCGGTTCCCGTTCGTACCCTCGGATCCGGAACGGCTGCAACAGGATTGCTACGAGGCCTACAACATCCAGGTGTCCGGTCTGGAGCAGCGGCTCCGCGCGCTGAACTATCCCAAAGTCGTCATCGGCGTGTCCGGCGGGCTGGACTCGACGCATGCCCTGATCGTCGCGGCGCGGGCGATGGATCGGGAAAACCGGCCGCGCAGCGACATTCTCGCATTCACGCTGCCGGGTTTCGCCACCGGCGACCGGACCAAGAACAACGCCATCCGGTTGAGCCGTGCGTTGGGCGTGACATTGGAAGAGATCGACATCAAGCCAACCGCCCAGTTGATGCTCGCCGAGATGGACCATCCGTTCGGGCGTGGCGAGAAGGTCTACGACGTCACGTTCGAGAACGTGCAGGCCGGCCTGCGCACCGATTACCTGTTCCGGCTGGCCAATCAGCGTGGCGGGATCGTGCTGGGCACCGGCGACCTGTCCGAGTTGGCGCTCGGCTGGTCGACTTACGGTGTCGGCGACCAGATGTCGCATTACAACGTCAACGGCGGGGTGCCGAAAACGCTGATCCAGCACTTGATCCGGTGGGTGATCTCGTCACGGCAATTCGGAGCCGAGGACTCAGACGTCAACGAGATCCTGCAGTCGGTGCTGGACACCGAGATCACCCCGGAGCTGGTCCCGACCGGCGAGGACGAGGAAATCCAGAGCAGCGAGGCCAAGGTCGGACCTTATGTGCTGCAGGATTTTTCGCTGTTCCAGGTGCTGCGCTACGGGTTCCGGCCGTCGAAGGTCGCGTTCCTGGCTTGGCATGCCTGGCACGACGCCGACCTGGGGGACTGGCCGGCCGGCTTCCCCGAGGACAAGCGACCGGTCTACTCGCTCAAGGAGATCCGGCACTGGCTGCAAGTGTTCGCACAGCGGTTTTATTCGTTCTCCCAGTTCAAACGATCGGCACTGCCCAACGGGCCCAAGGTGTCGGCCGGCGGTGCACTGTCGCCGCGCGGAGACTGGCGGGCGCCGTCGGACATGTCGGCACGGATCTGGCTCGACGAGATCGAGCGCGACATTCCCGAGGCTTGA
- the gpgP gene encoding glucosyl-3-phosphoglycerate phosphatase codes for MKVRRLVLLRHGQTEYNAGSRMQGQLDTDLSDLGRDQAAAAAEVLAKRQPLLIISSDLKRALDTAMTLGDRAGLPVQVDKRLRETHLGDWQGLTHLEVDALAPGARAIWREDARWAPHGGESRVDVAERSIPLVAEIVAGQHEWGLDAPERPVVLVAHGGLIAALTAGLLALPVDNWPALGGMGNASWVQLTGHSDDDAPFGDIRWRLDVWNASAQVANDVL; via the coding sequence ATGAAAGTCCGGCGGCTGGTGCTACTCCGGCACGGCCAGACCGAGTACAACGCCGGTAGCCGGATGCAGGGCCAGCTCGACACCGACTTGTCCGATCTGGGTCGGGATCAGGCCGCAGCGGCCGCCGAGGTGCTGGCGAAACGACAACCGCTGCTGATCATCTCGTCGGATCTCAAACGCGCACTGGACACCGCCATGACGCTCGGGGACCGTGCCGGACTGCCGGTGCAGGTCGACAAGCGGCTCCGCGAGACGCATCTGGGAGACTGGCAGGGCCTGACACACCTGGAGGTCGACGCCCTGGCACCCGGGGCAAGGGCGATTTGGCGCGAAGACGCCCGGTGGGCGCCGCACGGCGGTGAGAGCCGTGTCGACGTTGCCGAACGCAGTATTCCCCTGGTGGCTGAAATCGTTGCCGGGCAACATGAGTGGGGGCTCGACGCACCTGAGCGGCCGGTGGTGTTGGTGGCCCACGGTGGTTTGATCGCAGCACTTACGGCGGGGTTGTTGGCCCTGCCGGTCGACAACTGGCCGGCGCTCGGCGGCATGGGCAATGCCAGCTGGGTACAGCTGACAGGCCATTCCGACGACGATGCGCCCTTCGGCGACATCCGGTGGCGGCTGGACGTGTGGAACGCCTCGGCGCAGGTGGCCAACGATGTCCTCTGA
- a CDS encoding DegV family protein encodes MAVVVVTDSSSRLGAEQRDGWAIRQVPLHILVDGTDVRDGVDPLPFDIHDRARVTTAGASPSELAATYRQALADSDGDGVVAVHISAALSSTYSSAALAAREFGQAVRVVNSRSAAMGVGFVALAAARSARTGAGLDEVEAAARAAVPRGHAFIVVHRLDNLRRSGRIGTAASWLGTALSLNPLLSLDVDGRLVLSQRIRTVSKARAALVDQVVGVIGERSVRVAVHHVDNLAGADAIGAALTARLPQLQTLTVTEMGPMLGVHVGAGAIGVCVSLNSG; translated from the coding sequence ATGGCTGTCGTAGTGGTGACAGACTCGTCGTCGAGGCTGGGGGCCGAACAGCGTGATGGCTGGGCGATCCGGCAGGTGCCGCTGCACATACTCGTCGACGGCACCGATGTGCGTGACGGCGTCGACCCGCTCCCGTTCGACATTCACGATCGGGCCCGGGTGACCACAGCCGGTGCCTCCCCGAGTGAGCTCGCGGCGACCTACCGGCAGGCGCTGGCCGACAGTGACGGTGACGGCGTTGTCGCCGTGCATATTTCGGCGGCACTGTCGAGCACCTACAGTTCGGCCGCACTGGCGGCGCGGGAATTCGGCCAGGCGGTGCGGGTGGTCAACTCGCGATCGGCTGCGATGGGAGTGGGGTTCGTGGCGCTCGCCGCCGCGCGCTCGGCCCGCACCGGGGCGGGCCTCGACGAGGTCGAGGCGGCAGCCCGCGCGGCGGTGCCGCGCGGGCACGCGTTCATCGTGGTGCACCGGCTGGACAATCTGCGCCGCAGCGGCCGCATCGGTACCGCGGCGTCCTGGCTGGGCACCGCGCTGTCGCTCAATCCGTTGCTGAGCCTGGACGTCGACGGCCGGCTGGTGCTCTCGCAGCGAATCCGTACCGTGTCGAAAGCCCGTGCGGCACTTGTCGATCAAGTTGTCGGAGTGATCGGTGAACGGTCAGTCCGCGTCGCGGTGCACCACGTCGACAACCTTGCCGGCGCCGATGCGATCGGCGCCGCGCTCACCGCCCGACTGCCGCAGTTGCAAACGCTGACGGTGACCGAGATGGGGCCTATGCTCGGCGTGCACGTCGGTGCGGGCGCGATCGGGGTGTGCGTATCGCTCAACAGCGGATGA
- the nadD gene encoding nicotinate-nucleotide adenylyltransferase yields MGVMGGTFDPIHNGHLVAASEVADLFELDEVVFVPTGEPWQKHDRPVSTAEDRYLMTVIATASNPRFSVSRVDIDRGGPTYTTDTLRDLRKLNVDSDLFFITGADALASILSWQNWEELFSMAKFVGVSRPGYELDGKHILAVRQELPSDALQLVEVPALAISSSDCRQRAEALRPIWYLVPDGVVQYVAKRGLYTADVKSGHNGGKGVS; encoded by the coding sequence CTGGGTGTGATGGGTGGGACGTTCGATCCCATCCACAATGGGCACCTCGTCGCCGCCAGCGAGGTGGCCGACCTGTTCGAGTTGGACGAAGTGGTGTTCGTGCCGACCGGCGAGCCCTGGCAGAAGCACGACCGGCCGGTCAGCACTGCCGAGGACCGGTACCTCATGACGGTCATCGCCACGGCGTCCAACCCGCGGTTCTCGGTGAGCCGCGTCGACATCGACCGGGGTGGTCCCACCTACACCACCGACACGTTGCGTGACCTGCGCAAACTCAACGTGGACAGCGATCTGTTCTTCATCACCGGCGCCGATGCCCTGGCGTCGATCCTGTCCTGGCAGAACTGGGAGGAATTGTTTTCGATGGCAAAGTTCGTTGGTGTGAGCCGACCGGGCTACGAGCTCGACGGTAAGCACATCCTGGCGGTGCGCCAGGAGCTGCCGTCCGACGCGTTACAACTGGTCGAGGTGCCTGCGCTGGCGATCTCGTCGAGCGATTGCCGGCAGCGTGCAGAGGCGTTGCGGCCCATCTGGTACCTGGTGCCCGACGGGGTGGTGCAGTACGTAGCGAAGCGCGGCCTCTATACCGCGGACGTGAAGAGTGGCCACAACGGTGGGAAGGGTGTCTCATGA
- a CDS encoding SPFH domain-containing protein yields MDMLYSLGTTALGALILLWIGVSNIRVVKQYERGVVFRFGRVQDQVRAPGLTMLIPIADRLQKVNTQIITMPVPAQDGITRDNVTVRVDAVIYFNVVDPVRAVVDVQDYMSAIGQVAQTSLRSIIGKSNLDDLLSNRERLNQGLELLIDNPALGWGIHIDRVEIKDVVLPDTMKRSIARQAEAERERRARVITADGELQASEKLAAAADVMAAEPAALQLRLLETVVEVAAEKNSTLVLPFPVELLRFLERATPERVRPSVPDDARAIALDEPLPSHTDRMTAP; encoded by the coding sequence ATGGACATGCTCTATTCACTCGGGACGACTGCCCTCGGCGCGCTGATTCTGCTCTGGATCGGCGTCAGCAACATCCGCGTGGTCAAACAGTACGAGCGGGGCGTGGTGTTCCGGTTCGGCCGCGTGCAGGACCAGGTCCGTGCACCGGGGTTGACCATGCTGATCCCGATCGCCGACCGACTGCAGAAGGTCAACACCCAGATCATCACCATGCCGGTCCCCGCACAGGACGGCATCACCCGCGACAACGTGACGGTGCGGGTCGATGCAGTGATCTACTTCAACGTGGTCGACCCCGTGCGGGCGGTGGTCGATGTGCAGGACTACATGTCGGCGATCGGTCAGGTCGCGCAGACTTCACTGCGCTCGATCATCGGCAAGAGCAACCTGGATGATCTGTTGTCCAACCGCGAACGGCTCAATCAAGGATTGGAGCTGCTCATCGACAATCCCGCGCTGGGCTGGGGTATCCACATCGACCGCGTCGAGATCAAGGATGTGGTGTTGCCGGACACGATGAAGCGCTCGATCGCCCGTCAGGCCGAGGCCGAGCGCGAGCGGCGGGCCCGCGTGATCACGGCCGACGGAGAACTCCAGGCCTCCGAGAAGCTCGCCGCAGCGGCCGATGTGATGGCTGCCGAGCCTGCGGCTCTGCAACTGCGACTGCTGGAGACCGTCGTCGAAGTGGCCGCGGAGAAGAATTCCACCCTGGTCCTGCCATTCCCGGTCGAACTCCTGCGGTTCCTGGAGCGAGCCACGCCGGAGCGGGTGCGGCCCAGCGTTCCTGACGACGCCCGCGCGATCGCGCTCGACGAGCCGCTGCCCAGCCACACCGACCGGATGACCGCTCCATAG
- the octT gene encoding diglucosylglycerate octanoyltransferase, with protein sequence MSSDPTVESYRGGSATLLVFADSLSYFGPTGGLPSDDPRIWPNIVAEQLGWDLELIGRIGWTCRDVWWAATQDPRAWAALPRAGAVIFATGGMDSLPSPLPTALRELIRYVRPQWLRRWARDGYGWAQPRLSSIARSALPPHVTVEYLEMTRSAIDFNRPGIPVVASLPSVHIAKTYGKAHHGREPTVQAITAWAEQHDVPLVDLKAAVADEVLSGRGNPDGIHWSFEAHRAVAELMIKALVAAGVPQQNSAD encoded by the coding sequence ATGTCCTCTGACCCCACGGTCGAGTCGTACCGCGGGGGCTCGGCGACGCTGTTGGTGTTCGCCGACTCGCTGTCCTACTTCGGCCCGACCGGCGGCCTGCCGTCTGACGATCCCCGGATCTGGCCCAATATCGTTGCTGAACAACTGGGTTGGGACCTGGAGCTCATCGGGCGCATCGGCTGGACCTGTCGGGATGTGTGGTGGGCGGCTACTCAGGACCCGCGGGCTTGGGCGGCATTGCCGCGGGCGGGCGCGGTCATCTTCGCGACCGGTGGCATGGATTCGCTGCCGTCACCGCTACCGACGGCGCTGCGGGAACTGATCCGCTATGTGCGGCCACAGTGGTTACGGCGATGGGCGCGCGATGGCTACGGGTGGGCACAGCCGCGGTTGTCGTCGATCGCCCGCTCGGCGCTGCCGCCGCACGTCACCGTTGAATATCTCGAAATGACCCGGAGCGCCATTGATTTCAACCGCCCGGGTATTCCGGTGGTGGCATCCCTGCCTTCGGTCCACATCGCCAAGACCTACGGCAAGGCCCACCACGGTCGGGAGCCGACGGTGCAGGCCATCACGGCCTGGGCCGAGCAGCACGATGTTCCGCTGGTAGACCTGAAAGCGGCCGTCGCTGACGAAGTGCTCAGCGGGCGGGGCAATCCCGACGGTATCCATTGGAGCTTCGAGGCGCACCGGGCGGTGGCCGAGTTGATGATCAAGGCCTTGGTGGCAGCAGGCGTCCCGCAACAGAATTCCGCCGACTGA
- a CDS encoding PfkB family carbohydrate kinase, producing MASSRVCVVGSVNADLTFAVQTLPKPGQTVLASSLSSASGGKGGNQAVAAARAGASVCLVAALGDDAAAHSLRTHLGANGVELAAVATVPGPSGSAAIVVDANGENSIVVAPGANAHLEVESAAARTAITSADVVLMQLEIPPATAIAAARLARTAGAVVMLNASPPGTHAHQLLALSELVDVVVVNETEAAEWHWPVTHLVITRGSRGASYVGAEERFDVRSPSVKAVDTAGAGDVFAGVLAADWRSGFDEALRRACAAGALATLVHGAGDCAPTVADIDAMLAR from the coding sequence ATGGCGTCCTCACGAGTGTGCGTGGTCGGAAGCGTCAACGCCGATCTCACGTTCGCCGTGCAGACACTGCCCAAACCCGGGCAGACGGTGCTGGCATCGTCGCTGTCGTCGGCGTCGGGCGGCAAGGGGGGTAATCAGGCGGTCGCTGCGGCGCGGGCCGGGGCCTCGGTGTGCCTCGTAGCCGCACTCGGCGACGACGCTGCCGCACACTCGCTTCGCACCCACCTCGGCGCCAACGGTGTCGAACTCGCCGCGGTCGCGACCGTGCCCGGTCCCAGTGGATCGGCAGCCATCGTCGTCGACGCCAACGGGGAGAACAGCATCGTGGTGGCGCCCGGCGCCAACGCGCACCTCGAGGTGGAATCCGCCGCCGCGCGCACCGCGATCACCTCCGCCGATGTGGTGTTGATGCAACTGGAGATCCCGCCAGCGACCGCGATCGCGGCGGCCCGCCTCGCGCGAACGGCCGGCGCGGTCGTCATGCTCAACGCGTCACCACCCGGCACCCACGCTCATCAGCTTTTGGCACTGTCCGAACTGGTCGACGTGGTGGTGGTCAACGAGACCGAAGCCGCTGAATGGCATTGGCCGGTGACCCATCTCGTCATCACGCGGGGTTCGCGGGGCGCGAGCTACGTGGGTGCCGAGGAGCGGTTCGACGTGCGGTCGCCGTCCGTCAAGGCGGTGGACACCGCCGGAGCCGGCGACGTGTTCGCCGGCGTGCTGGCCGCCGATTGGCGCTCGGGGTTCGATGAGGCGCTGCGCCGGGCGTGCGCGGCCGGTGCGCTCGCGACGCTGGTGCACGGTGCGGGTGACTGCGCACCCACCGTGGCCGACATCGACGCGATGCTTGCCCGCTGA
- the rsfS gene encoding ribosome silencing factor, with protein MTATAEAVAMAEVAARAAAGKLADDVVVIDVSGQLIITDCFVIASASNERQVNAIVDEVEDKMRLAGYKPARREGAREGRWTLLDYVDIVVHIQHQDERNFYALDRLWRDCPQISVELDHDGSGE; from the coding sequence ATGACCGCCACGGCTGAAGCCGTCGCAATGGCCGAGGTGGCCGCCCGCGCGGCGGCCGGCAAGCTCGCCGACGACGTCGTGGTGATCGACGTGTCCGGGCAGCTGATCATCACCGACTGCTTCGTGATCGCCTCGGCATCCAACGAACGGCAGGTCAACGCCATCGTCGACGAGGTCGAGGACAAGATGCGCCTGGCGGGCTACAAACCGGCCCGTCGTGAGGGTGCCCGGGAAGGGCGCTGGACGCTGCTGGACTACGTCGACATCGTGGTGCATATCCAGCACCAGGACGAGCGCAACTTCTACGCACTGGACCGCTTGTGGCGGGACTGCCCGCAGATCTCCGTAGAGCTGGATCACGACGGCTCCGGGGAATGA
- a CDS encoding glutamate-5-semialdehyde dehydrogenase, producing MSVQTPPVSAPTQDLREQVHESARRARIAARTLATLNTATKNRALHAAADSVLACVDAVLAANAGDLDAARDAGTPEAMLDRLALNPQRIDGIAAGLRQVAGLPDPIGEVLRGRTLPNGLQLRQQRVPLGVVGMVYEGRPNVTVDAFGLTLKSGNAALLRGSSSAVRSNEALVAALRAALLAEGLPADAVQLLPSHDRASVTHLIQARGLVDVVIPRGGAGLIDAVVRDAQVPTIETGVGNCHVYVHESADLDLAEKILLNSKTRRPSVCNSAESLLVDASIADVAVPRLVAALQDAGVTVHADPSEDELRAEFLSMDIALAVVDGVDAAIAHVNEYGTGHTEAIVTTDLAAAQRFTERVDAAAVMVNASTAFTDGEQFGFGAEIGISTQKLHARGPMGLSELTSTKWIVWGEGQTRQA from the coding sequence ATGAGTGTGCAGACACCGCCCGTGAGCGCGCCGACGCAGGATTTGCGGGAACAGGTGCACGAGTCCGCCCGCCGCGCCCGAATCGCGGCGCGCACGTTGGCCACCCTCAACACGGCCACCAAGAACCGTGCCCTTCATGCTGCCGCCGACAGTGTGCTGGCCTGCGTCGACGCGGTGCTGGCGGCCAACGCCGGCGACCTCGACGCGGCTCGTGACGCCGGCACGCCGGAGGCCATGCTGGACCGGCTGGCGCTCAACCCGCAGCGGATCGACGGCATCGCCGCGGGCCTGCGCCAGGTCGCCGGGCTGCCCGATCCGATCGGTGAGGTGCTGCGGGGGCGCACCCTGCCCAACGGCCTGCAGCTGCGGCAGCAGCGTGTGCCCCTCGGCGTGGTGGGCATGGTCTACGAGGGTCGGCCCAACGTCACGGTCGACGCGTTCGGACTGACACTCAAATCCGGCAATGCGGCATTGCTACGCGGCAGTTCCTCCGCGGTCCGCTCCAACGAGGCACTGGTGGCGGCCTTGCGGGCTGCGCTGCTCGCCGAGGGCCTGCCCGCCGATGCCGTGCAGCTGCTGCCCAGTCACGACCGCGCCAGTGTGACGCACCTGATCCAGGCCCGCGGTCTGGTCGACGTCGTGATCCCGCGCGGTGGGGCCGGCCTGATCGACGCCGTGGTGCGCGATGCCCAGGTGCCGACGATCGAGACCGGCGTCGGCAATTGCCATGTCTACGTTCATGAGTCGGCCGACCTCGACCTGGCCGAGAAGATCCTGCTGAACTCCAAGACCCGGCGGCCCAGCGTGTGCAATTCGGCCGAGTCGCTGCTGGTCGATGCGTCCATCGCCGACGTCGCGGTACCGCGGCTCGTCGCCGCGCTGCAGGACGCCGGTGTCACCGTGCACGCCGACCCCTCCGAGGACGAGCTGCGCGCGGAGTTCCTGTCGATGGACATTGCGCTGGCCGTAGTAGATGGAGTGGATGCCGCCATCGCCCACGTCAACGAGTACGGCACCGGGCACACCGAAGCCATCGTGACAACCGATCTGGCTGCGGCACAGCGGTTCACCGAGCGGGTGGATGCCGCCGCGGTGATGGTCAACGCGTCCACCGCCTTCACCGACGGTGAGCAGTTCGGCTTCGGCGCCGAGATCGGCATATCCACCCAGAAGCTGCATGCCCGCGGCCCGATGGGACTGTCCGAGCTGACCTCGACGAAATGGATTGTGTGGGGCGAGGGCCAGACCCGCCAGGCCTAG
- a CDS encoding VWA domain-containing protein, with protein MASRRTRPPQPLAPHGLPGHLVEFVAALRKQGISVGPSETVDAGRVMTVLGLGDREALREGIACAVLRRADHRDTYDAMFDLFFPPALGARTALSDDEAPGDRAQQLPSADVDAMRAALEQMLSDNEDPAGLDDRLAAMIAQIVGTYGLYNSSRGPAYSAYQALKAMSLDDLEGRLLAGLLAPYGDKPTPTQEAIAKAMAAQRISQLRKMVEAETKRRTAEQLGREHVQVYGVPQLAENVEFLRASGEQLRQMRKTVAPLARTLATRLAVRRRRSRAGEIDLRKTLRKSMSTGGVPIDVVLRKPHPARPELVVLCDVSGSVAGFSHFTLMLVAALRQQFSRVRIFAFIDTTDEVTELFGPESDLAVAVQRITREAGVYTRDGHSDYGHAFVSFLDRYPSVLSPRSSLLVLGDGRNNYRNPQADLLAHLVSASRHAHWLNPEPRHLWGSGDSAAPKYGEVITMHECRSAKQLASVIDGLLPV; from the coding sequence ATGGCCTCCCGTCGAACCCGACCGCCCCAACCGCTGGCCCCGCACGGCCTGCCCGGGCATCTCGTCGAGTTCGTCGCAGCCCTTCGCAAGCAAGGCATCTCGGTGGGCCCGTCAGAGACGGTCGATGCCGGTCGGGTGATGACAGTGTTGGGGCTGGGGGACCGTGAGGCGCTGCGTGAGGGCATCGCGTGCGCGGTGCTGCGCCGCGCCGACCACCGCGACACCTATGACGCGATGTTCGACCTGTTCTTCCCGCCGGCGCTGGGCGCGCGCACGGCACTGTCCGACGACGAGGCGCCCGGCGACCGAGCACAGCAGCTGCCTTCGGCGGATGTCGATGCCATGCGGGCCGCGTTGGAGCAGATGCTCTCCGACAACGAAGATCCGGCCGGCCTCGACGACCGGTTAGCGGCGATGATCGCCCAGATCGTCGGGACCTACGGCCTATACAACTCGAGCCGCGGGCCGGCGTACTCGGCGTATCAGGCGCTCAAGGCGATGAGCCTGGACGATCTGGAGGGTCGGCTGCTCGCGGGGCTGCTGGCTCCGTACGGCGACAAGCCCACGCCCACCCAGGAGGCGATCGCCAAAGCGATGGCTGCGCAGCGTATCTCACAGTTGCGCAAGATGGTGGAGGCCGAGACCAAACGTCGCACCGCCGAGCAGTTGGGCCGCGAGCATGTGCAGGTTTACGGTGTGCCACAACTGGCCGAGAACGTGGAATTCCTGCGCGCCTCAGGCGAACAGCTGCGCCAGATGCGCAAGACCGTTGCGCCGTTGGCCCGCACCCTGGCGACCCGGCTGGCCGTGCGTCGTCGTCGCTCCCGCGCCGGGGAGATCGACCTGCGCAAGACACTGCGCAAGTCCATGTCGACCGGTGGGGTGCCGATCGACGTGGTGCTCCGCAAGCCGCACCCGGCCCGGCCCGAGCTGGTCGTGCTGTGCGACGTGTCCGGCTCGGTGGCCGGTTTCAGCCACTTCACGCTGATGCTGGTGGCAGCGCTGCGTCAGCAGTTCTCGCGGGTCCGCATTTTCGCCTTCATCGACACCACCGACGAGGTCACCGAGCTGTTCGGCCCCGAATCCGATCTTGCGGTCGCGGTACAGCGCATCACTCGAGAGGCGGGTGTCTACACCCGCGACGGACACTCCGACTACGGGCATGCCTTCGTATCGTTCCTGGACCGCTACCCGAGTGTGCTCTCACCGCGCAGTTCGCTGCTAGTGCTCGGCGACGGACGCAACAACTATCGCAACCCGCAGGCCGACCTGCTGGCGCACCTCGTGTCGGCGAGCCGGCACGCGCACTGGCTCAACCCCGAACCGAGGCACCTGTGGGGCAGCGGGGACTCCGCGGCGCCGAAATACGGCGAGGTGATCACCATGCACGAGTGCCGCTCGGCCAAGCAGCTCGCCTCTGTGATCGACGGGCTGTTGCCGGTCTGA
- a CDS encoding MoxR family ATPase, with the protein MCVPARPAPLFADIDDVARRLAETGYLPDTATATAVFLADRLGKPLLVEGPAGVGKTELARAVAQSTGSELVRLQCYEGVDEARALYEWNHAKQILRIQAGQGEGADWDRTKDDVFSEEFLLSRPLLTAIRRTDPTVLLIDETDKADIEIEGLLLEVLSDFAVTVPELGTITAERPPFVLLTSNATRELSEALKRRCLFLHIDFPDAERERRILLSRVPELPEHIAAELVRIIGVLRGMQLKKLPSVAETIDWGRTVLALGLDTIDDAMIAATLGVVLKHQSDQQRAAGELKLN; encoded by the coding sequence GTGTGCGTGCCCGCGCGCCCGGCACCGCTGTTCGCCGATATCGACGATGTGGCACGACGACTGGCCGAAACCGGATACCTGCCCGATACCGCCACTGCCACCGCGGTTTTCCTCGCAGACCGGCTCGGCAAGCCGTTGCTGGTGGAGGGGCCCGCGGGCGTGGGCAAGACCGAACTGGCCCGCGCGGTCGCCCAGAGCACCGGCAGCGAACTCGTGCGGCTGCAGTGCTACGAAGGCGTCGATGAAGCCCGCGCGCTCTACGAATGGAATCACGCCAAGCAGATCCTGCGGATCCAGGCGGGTCAAGGTGAGGGAGCGGACTGGGACCGCACGAAGGACGACGTGTTCAGCGAGGAGTTCCTGCTGAGCCGCCCGCTGCTGACTGCGATCCGACGCACCGACCCGACCGTGTTGCTGATCGACGAGACCGACAAGGCCGACATCGAGATCGAGGGCCTGCTGTTGGAGGTGCTGTCCGACTTCGCGGTCACGGTGCCGGAACTGGGCACCATCACCGCCGAGCGGCCACCGTTCGTGCTGCTGACGTCCAACGCCACCCGCGAGTTGTCAGAGGCGCTCAAGCGGCGTTGCCTCTTCCTGCACATCGACTTTCCCGATGCCGAGCGGGAGCGACGCATCCTTTTGTCCCGGGTGCCGGAACTGCCCGAGCACATCGCGGCCGAACTCGTCCGGATCATCGGGGTGCTGCGGGGCATGCAGCTCAAGAAGCTGCCGTCGGTCGCCGAGACGATCGACTGGGGCCGCACCGTGCTGGCCCTCGGCCTGGACACCATCGACGATGCCATGATCGCCGCCACGCTCGGGGTTGTGCTCAAACACCAGTCCGACCAGCAGCGAGCCGCCGGGGAGCTGAAGCTCAACTGA